The following coding sequences lie in one Glycine soja cultivar W05 chromosome 16, ASM419377v2, whole genome shotgun sequence genomic window:
- the LOC114389223 gene encoding flap endonuclease GEN-like 2 isoform X2, which produces MGVKNLWDVLESCKKTVPLHHLQNKRVCVDLSCWMVQLHSVSKSHACVKEKVYLRGLFHRLRALIALNCSLIFVSDGAIPAIKLSTYRRRLNVGKEVQVAQNETNLQKATSLQRNMGSEFSCMIKEAKVLGMALGISCLNGIEEAEAQCALLNFESLCDGCFSSDSDIFLFGARTVYRDICLGDGGYVVCYEMTDIERKLGFGRDSLIALSLLLGSDYYQGVHGLGPESACQIVKSIGDKYILKKFASEGLGWVKKRKGGKNDLWPDDNILQVINAYMKPKCHQADSDIVHKALAQYPFQRTKLQQICVGFFEWPSEKTDGYILPNIAERNLRRFANLRLTSSEVGLNLPLHEIPVKCPVSEIIKSRRVQGRECYEVSWEGMDGLETSIVPADLIESACREKILEFEERKAQRKKQNIQKRKPKKKETNSSVAELDLKLQNLLLDINLRDEANFNASDSSGRISRITTDMAEADLNTTDLLPLSHDIEHTGLIQNSSSEVVSSIDKNEIIDLLSPSPPKKSNLSSKCQQSSDQHIEVINLSDSENDMSVEHKQKAKELRLFLASIRNEIH; this is translated from the exons ATGGGCGTGAAGAATCTGTGGGACGTCCTCGAATCGTGCAAGAAAACGGTTCCCCTTCACCACCTACA GAACAAGAGGGTGTGCGTGGACCTGTCGTGCTGGATGGTGCAGCTTCACAGCGTGAGCAAGTCGCACGCCTGCGTCAAGGAGAAAGTCTATCTCAGAGGACTCTTTCACCGTCTCAGAGCACTCATTGCGCTCAATTGCAGCCTCATCTTCGTCTCAG ATGGAGCTATTCCTGCCATCAAATTATCAACCTATAGGCGTCGCTTAAATGTTGGAAAGGAG GTACAGGTAGCACAAAATGAAACTAACTTACAGAAAGCGACTTCATTACAGAGAAACATGGGGTCTGAGTTTTCTTGCATGATCAAAGAGGCTAAGGTCTTGGGGATGGCTCTTGGCATTTCTTGTTTAAATGG GATTGAAGAAGCTGAAGCTCAGTGTgctttgttgaattttgaatcattaTGC GATGGGTGTTTCAGTTCAGATTCAGACATATTCCTTTTTGGTGCAAGGACAGTATATAGGGATATCTGCCTTG GAGATGGTGGATATGTTGTTTGTTATGAGATGACAGATATTGAAAGAAAACTTGGATTTGGAAGGGACTCATTG ATTGCTCTCTCCTTGCTTCTTGGCAGTGACTATTATCAAGGAGTTCATGGTCTGGGTCCA GAGTCGGCTTGTCAGATAGTCAAATCAATTGGAGACAAATATATTCTTAAGAAATTTGCTTCTGAAGGACTTGGATgggtcaaaaaaagaaaag GAGGTAAGAATGATTTATGGCCGGATGATAACATTTTACAAGTAATTAATGCTTATATGAAGCCAAAATGTCACCAAGCAGATTCAGATATTGTGCACAA GGCTCTTGCTCAATATCCATTTCAACGTACTAAACTCCAGCAGATATGTGTTGGATTCTTTGAGTGGCCTTCAGAGAAAACAG ATGGGTATATCCTTCCAAATATAGCTGAAAGAAATTTACGACGATTTGCCAATTTGCGTTTAACTTCATCTGAAGTTGGACTGAACCTTCCTTTACATGAG ATCCCTGTGAAGTGTCCTGTGTCAGAAATCATTAAGAGCCGAAGAGTTCAAGGGAGAGAATGCTACGAGGTTTCTTGGGAAGGAATGGATGGACTTGAAACTTCAATAGTACCTGCAGATCTTATAGAAAG TGCTTGTCGTGAGAAGATTTTGGAGTTCGAGGAAAGAAAAGCTCAACGgaagaaacaaaatattcagaaaagaaaaccaaagaaaaaggaaactaaTTCATCTGTGGCAGAGCTTGATCTAAAACTTCAGAATTTGTTGCTTGATATTAATTTGAGAGACGAAGCCAACTTCAATGCCTCTGATTCTTCAGGAAGGATATCAAGAATTACAACTGATATGGCTGAAGCTGATCTGAATACCACAGACTTGTTGCCCCTATCACATGACATAGAACACACTGGGTTAATTCAGAATTCTAGCAGTGAGGTGGTTTCCAGTATAGATAAAAATGAGATCATAGATCTTCTGAGCCCTTCCCCACCTAAGAAATCCAATTTATCCTCAAAATGTCAGCAATCAAGTGACCAACATATTGAAGTGATTAATTTgagtgattcagaaaatgacATGTCCGTTGAACACAAGCAGAAAGCGAAGGAGCTGAGATTGTTCTTAGCTAGTATTAGGAATGAAATTCATTGA
- the LOC114389223 gene encoding flap endonuclease GEN-like 2 isoform X4, translating into MGVKNLWDVLESCKKTVPLHHLQNKRVCVDLSCWMVQLHSVSKSHACVKEKVYLRGLFHRLRALIALNCSLIFVSDGAIPAIKLSTYRRRLNVGKEQVQVAQNETNLQKATSLQRNMGSEFSCMIKEAKVLGMALGISCLNGIEEAEAQCALLNFESLCIALSLLLGSDYYQGVHGLGPESACQIVKSIGDKYILKKFASEGLGWVKKRKGGKNDLWPDDNILQVINAYMKPKCHQADSDIVHKALAQYPFQRTKLQQICVGFFEWPSEKTDGYILPNIAERNLRRFANLRLTSSEVGLNLPLHEIPVKCPVSEIIKSRRVQGRECYEVSWEGMDGLETSIVPADLIESACREKILEFEERKAQRKKQNIQKRKPKKKETNSSVAELDLKLQNLLLDINLRDEANFNASDSSGRISRITTDMAEADLNTTDLLPLSHDIEHTGLIQNSSSEVVSSIDKNEIIDLLSPSPPKKSNLSSKCQQSSDQHIEVINLSDSENDMSVEHKQKAKELRLFLASIRNEIH; encoded by the exons ATGGGCGTGAAGAATCTGTGGGACGTCCTCGAATCGTGCAAGAAAACGGTTCCCCTTCACCACCTACA GAACAAGAGGGTGTGCGTGGACCTGTCGTGCTGGATGGTGCAGCTTCACAGCGTGAGCAAGTCGCACGCCTGCGTCAAGGAGAAAGTCTATCTCAGAGGACTCTTTCACCGTCTCAGAGCACTCATTGCGCTCAATTGCAGCCTCATCTTCGTCTCAG ATGGAGCTATTCCTGCCATCAAATTATCAACCTATAGGCGTCGCTTAAATGTTGGAAAGGAG caGGTACAGGTAGCACAAAATGAAACTAACTTACAGAAAGCGACTTCATTACAGAGAAACATGGGGTCTGAGTTTTCTTGCATGATCAAAGAGGCTAAGGTCTTGGGGATGGCTCTTGGCATTTCTTGTTTAAATGG GATTGAAGAAGCTGAAGCTCAGTGTgctttgttgaattttgaatcattaTGC ATTGCTCTCTCCTTGCTTCTTGGCAGTGACTATTATCAAGGAGTTCATGGTCTGGGTCCA GAGTCGGCTTGTCAGATAGTCAAATCAATTGGAGACAAATATATTCTTAAGAAATTTGCTTCTGAAGGACTTGGATgggtcaaaaaaagaaaag GAGGTAAGAATGATTTATGGCCGGATGATAACATTTTACAAGTAATTAATGCTTATATGAAGCCAAAATGTCACCAAGCAGATTCAGATATTGTGCACAA GGCTCTTGCTCAATATCCATTTCAACGTACTAAACTCCAGCAGATATGTGTTGGATTCTTTGAGTGGCCTTCAGAGAAAACAG ATGGGTATATCCTTCCAAATATAGCTGAAAGAAATTTACGACGATTTGCCAATTTGCGTTTAACTTCATCTGAAGTTGGACTGAACCTTCCTTTACATGAG ATCCCTGTGAAGTGTCCTGTGTCAGAAATCATTAAGAGCCGAAGAGTTCAAGGGAGAGAATGCTACGAGGTTTCTTGGGAAGGAATGGATGGACTTGAAACTTCAATAGTACCTGCAGATCTTATAGAAAG TGCTTGTCGTGAGAAGATTTTGGAGTTCGAGGAAAGAAAAGCTCAACGgaagaaacaaaatattcagaaaagaaaaccaaagaaaaaggaaactaaTTCATCTGTGGCAGAGCTTGATCTAAAACTTCAGAATTTGTTGCTTGATATTAATTTGAGAGACGAAGCCAACTTCAATGCCTCTGATTCTTCAGGAAGGATATCAAGAATTACAACTGATATGGCTGAAGCTGATCTGAATACCACAGACTTGTTGCCCCTATCACATGACATAGAACACACTGGGTTAATTCAGAATTCTAGCAGTGAGGTGGTTTCCAGTATAGATAAAAATGAGATCATAGATCTTCTGAGCCCTTCCCCACCTAAGAAATCCAATTTATCCTCAAAATGTCAGCAATCAAGTGACCAACATATTGAAGTGATTAATTTgagtgattcagaaaatgacATGTCCGTTGAACACAAGCAGAAAGCGAAGGAGCTGAGATTGTTCTTAGCTAGTATTAGGAATGAAATTCATTGA
- the LOC114389223 gene encoding flap endonuclease GEN-like 2 isoform X1, which translates to MGVKNLWDVLESCKKTVPLHHLQNKRVCVDLSCWMVQLHSVSKSHACVKEKVYLRGLFHRLRALIALNCSLIFVSDGAIPAIKLSTYRRRLNVGKEQVQVAQNETNLQKATSLQRNMGSEFSCMIKEAKVLGMALGISCLNGIEEAEAQCALLNFESLCDGCFSSDSDIFLFGARTVYRDICLGDGGYVVCYEMTDIERKLGFGRDSLIALSLLLGSDYYQGVHGLGPESACQIVKSIGDKYILKKFASEGLGWVKKRKGGKNDLWPDDNILQVINAYMKPKCHQADSDIVHKALAQYPFQRTKLQQICVGFFEWPSEKTDGYILPNIAERNLRRFANLRLTSSEVGLNLPLHEIPVKCPVSEIIKSRRVQGRECYEVSWEGMDGLETSIVPADLIESACREKILEFEERKAQRKKQNIQKRKPKKKETNSSVAELDLKLQNLLLDINLRDEANFNASDSSGRISRITTDMAEADLNTTDLLPLSHDIEHTGLIQNSSSEVVSSIDKNEIIDLLSPSPPKKSNLSSKCQQSSDQHIEVINLSDSENDMSVEHKQKAKELRLFLASIRNEIH; encoded by the exons ATGGGCGTGAAGAATCTGTGGGACGTCCTCGAATCGTGCAAGAAAACGGTTCCCCTTCACCACCTACA GAACAAGAGGGTGTGCGTGGACCTGTCGTGCTGGATGGTGCAGCTTCACAGCGTGAGCAAGTCGCACGCCTGCGTCAAGGAGAAAGTCTATCTCAGAGGACTCTTTCACCGTCTCAGAGCACTCATTGCGCTCAATTGCAGCCTCATCTTCGTCTCAG ATGGAGCTATTCCTGCCATCAAATTATCAACCTATAGGCGTCGCTTAAATGTTGGAAAGGAG caGGTACAGGTAGCACAAAATGAAACTAACTTACAGAAAGCGACTTCATTACAGAGAAACATGGGGTCTGAGTTTTCTTGCATGATCAAAGAGGCTAAGGTCTTGGGGATGGCTCTTGGCATTTCTTGTTTAAATGG GATTGAAGAAGCTGAAGCTCAGTGTgctttgttgaattttgaatcattaTGC GATGGGTGTTTCAGTTCAGATTCAGACATATTCCTTTTTGGTGCAAGGACAGTATATAGGGATATCTGCCTTG GAGATGGTGGATATGTTGTTTGTTATGAGATGACAGATATTGAAAGAAAACTTGGATTTGGAAGGGACTCATTG ATTGCTCTCTCCTTGCTTCTTGGCAGTGACTATTATCAAGGAGTTCATGGTCTGGGTCCA GAGTCGGCTTGTCAGATAGTCAAATCAATTGGAGACAAATATATTCTTAAGAAATTTGCTTCTGAAGGACTTGGATgggtcaaaaaaagaaaag GAGGTAAGAATGATTTATGGCCGGATGATAACATTTTACAAGTAATTAATGCTTATATGAAGCCAAAATGTCACCAAGCAGATTCAGATATTGTGCACAA GGCTCTTGCTCAATATCCATTTCAACGTACTAAACTCCAGCAGATATGTGTTGGATTCTTTGAGTGGCCTTCAGAGAAAACAG ATGGGTATATCCTTCCAAATATAGCTGAAAGAAATTTACGACGATTTGCCAATTTGCGTTTAACTTCATCTGAAGTTGGACTGAACCTTCCTTTACATGAG ATCCCTGTGAAGTGTCCTGTGTCAGAAATCATTAAGAGCCGAAGAGTTCAAGGGAGAGAATGCTACGAGGTTTCTTGGGAAGGAATGGATGGACTTGAAACTTCAATAGTACCTGCAGATCTTATAGAAAG TGCTTGTCGTGAGAAGATTTTGGAGTTCGAGGAAAGAAAAGCTCAACGgaagaaacaaaatattcagaaaagaaaaccaaagaaaaaggaaactaaTTCATCTGTGGCAGAGCTTGATCTAAAACTTCAGAATTTGTTGCTTGATATTAATTTGAGAGACGAAGCCAACTTCAATGCCTCTGATTCTTCAGGAAGGATATCAAGAATTACAACTGATATGGCTGAAGCTGATCTGAATACCACAGACTTGTTGCCCCTATCACATGACATAGAACACACTGGGTTAATTCAGAATTCTAGCAGTGAGGTGGTTTCCAGTATAGATAAAAATGAGATCATAGATCTTCTGAGCCCTTCCCCACCTAAGAAATCCAATTTATCCTCAAAATGTCAGCAATCAAGTGACCAACATATTGAAGTGATTAATTTgagtgattcagaaaatgacATGTCCGTTGAACACAAGCAGAAAGCGAAGGAGCTGAGATTGTTCTTAGCTAGTATTAGGAATGAAATTCATTGA
- the LOC114389223 gene encoding flap endonuclease GEN-like 2 isoform X3 — MGVKNLWDVLESCKKTVPLHHLQNKRVCVDLSCWMVQLHSVSKSHACVKEKVYLRGLFHRLRALIALNCSLIFVSDGAIPAIKLSTYRRRLNVGKEQVQVAQNETNLQKATSLQRNMGSEFSCMIKEAKVLGMALGISCLNGIEEAEAQCALLNFESLCDGCFSSDSDIFLFGARTVYRDICLDGGYVVCYEMTDIERKLGFGRDSLIALSLLLGSDYYQGVHGLGPESACQIVKSIGDKYILKKFASEGLGWVKKRKGGKNDLWPDDNILQVINAYMKPKCHQADSDIVHKALAQYPFQRTKLQQICVGFFEWPSEKTDGYILPNIAERNLRRFANLRLTSSEVGLNLPLHEIPVKCPVSEIIKSRRVQGRECYEVSWEGMDGLETSIVPADLIESACREKILEFEERKAQRKKQNIQKRKPKKKETNSSVAELDLKLQNLLLDINLRDEANFNASDSSGRISRITTDMAEADLNTTDLLPLSHDIEHTGLIQNSSSEVVSSIDKNEIIDLLSPSPPKKSNLSSKCQQSSDQHIEVINLSDSENDMSVEHKQKAKELRLFLASIRNEIH; from the exons ATGGGCGTGAAGAATCTGTGGGACGTCCTCGAATCGTGCAAGAAAACGGTTCCCCTTCACCACCTACA GAACAAGAGGGTGTGCGTGGACCTGTCGTGCTGGATGGTGCAGCTTCACAGCGTGAGCAAGTCGCACGCCTGCGTCAAGGAGAAAGTCTATCTCAGAGGACTCTTTCACCGTCTCAGAGCACTCATTGCGCTCAATTGCAGCCTCATCTTCGTCTCAG ATGGAGCTATTCCTGCCATCAAATTATCAACCTATAGGCGTCGCTTAAATGTTGGAAAGGAG caGGTACAGGTAGCACAAAATGAAACTAACTTACAGAAAGCGACTTCATTACAGAGAAACATGGGGTCTGAGTTTTCTTGCATGATCAAAGAGGCTAAGGTCTTGGGGATGGCTCTTGGCATTTCTTGTTTAAATGG GATTGAAGAAGCTGAAGCTCAGTGTgctttgttgaattttgaatcattaTGC GATGGGTGTTTCAGTTCAGATTCAGACATATTCCTTTTTGGTGCAAGGACAGTATATAGGGATATCTGCCTTG ATGGTGGATATGTTGTTTGTTATGAGATGACAGATATTGAAAGAAAACTTGGATTTGGAAGGGACTCATTG ATTGCTCTCTCCTTGCTTCTTGGCAGTGACTATTATCAAGGAGTTCATGGTCTGGGTCCA GAGTCGGCTTGTCAGATAGTCAAATCAATTGGAGACAAATATATTCTTAAGAAATTTGCTTCTGAAGGACTTGGATgggtcaaaaaaagaaaag GAGGTAAGAATGATTTATGGCCGGATGATAACATTTTACAAGTAATTAATGCTTATATGAAGCCAAAATGTCACCAAGCAGATTCAGATATTGTGCACAA GGCTCTTGCTCAATATCCATTTCAACGTACTAAACTCCAGCAGATATGTGTTGGATTCTTTGAGTGGCCTTCAGAGAAAACAG ATGGGTATATCCTTCCAAATATAGCTGAAAGAAATTTACGACGATTTGCCAATTTGCGTTTAACTTCATCTGAAGTTGGACTGAACCTTCCTTTACATGAG ATCCCTGTGAAGTGTCCTGTGTCAGAAATCATTAAGAGCCGAAGAGTTCAAGGGAGAGAATGCTACGAGGTTTCTTGGGAAGGAATGGATGGACTTGAAACTTCAATAGTACCTGCAGATCTTATAGAAAG TGCTTGTCGTGAGAAGATTTTGGAGTTCGAGGAAAGAAAAGCTCAACGgaagaaacaaaatattcagaaaagaaaaccaaagaaaaaggaaactaaTTCATCTGTGGCAGAGCTTGATCTAAAACTTCAGAATTTGTTGCTTGATATTAATTTGAGAGACGAAGCCAACTTCAATGCCTCTGATTCTTCAGGAAGGATATCAAGAATTACAACTGATATGGCTGAAGCTGATCTGAATACCACAGACTTGTTGCCCCTATCACATGACATAGAACACACTGGGTTAATTCAGAATTCTAGCAGTGAGGTGGTTTCCAGTATAGATAAAAATGAGATCATAGATCTTCTGAGCCCTTCCCCACCTAAGAAATCCAATTTATCCTCAAAATGTCAGCAATCAAGTGACCAACATATTGAAGTGATTAATTTgagtgattcagaaaatgacATGTCCGTTGAACACAAGCAGAAAGCGAAGGAGCTGAGATTGTTCTTAGCTAGTATTAGGAATGAAATTCATTGA
- the LOC114390653 gene encoding membrane steroid-binding protein 1-like has product MALQLWETLKEAIEAYTGLSPNTFFTLLALILALYYVVSGLFPSSSDHRHNTASRDFEPQMEPLRPPVQIGEVTEEELKAYDGSDPEKPLLMAIKGQIYDVSQSRMFYGPGGPYALFAGKDASRALAKMSFEEKDLTGDISGLGPFEVEALQDWEYKFMGKYVKVGTVKKTVPVTEPESTGEAAESNVHDAESSKPTEDDGPSESAAAKNDGTPSKIDADKE; this is encoded by the exons ATGGCTTTGCAACTATGGGAGACACTGAAGGAGGCCATAGAAGCGTACACGGGGCTCTCTCCGAACACCTTCTTCACCCTGCTGGCCCTCATCCTGGCCCTCTACTACGTCGTTTCGGGCCTCTTCCCCTCCTCCTCCGACCACCGCCACAACACCGCCTCGCGTGACTTCGAGCCCCAGATGGAGCCTCTGCGACCCCCTGTTCAAATCGGCGAGGTCACCGAGGAAGAACTCAAGGCCTACGACGGCTCCGATCCCGAGAAGCCTCTCCTCATGGCCATCAAGGGCCAGATCTATGATGTTTCCCAGAGCAG AATGTTTTATGGACCTGGTGGACCCTATGCTCTATTTGCTGGCAAGGATGCTAGCAGAGCTTTAGCAAAGATGTCTTTTGAAGAGAAAGATCTAACTGGAGATATCTCTGGTCTTGGCCCATTTGAGGTTGAGGCCTTGCAAGACTGGGAATACAAGTTTATGGGCAAGTATGTAAAAGTTGGAACTGTCAAAAAGACCGTTCCAGTAACTGAACCAGAATCCACTGGCGAAGCAGCAGAATCTAATGTCCATGATGCTGAATCTTCAAAGCCTACTGAAGATGATGGCCCATCAGAATCAGCAGCTGCTAAAAATGATGGAACCCCTTCAAAGATTGACGCAGATAAAGAGTAA